One Micromonospora sp. WMMD812 genomic window carries:
- a CDS encoding PadR family transcriptional regulator: MPKQRKVGNLLALAVLSALTQRPMHPYEIATTLRAWGKEQDMEIKWGSFYTVIRNMDRHGLIEAVESVRAGRRPERTVYRITEAGRAELVDWARELVSTPEPEHPRFRAGLSVLAVLHPDEAAALLRRRLELLDEGIRAARGVLAEHLRQLPRLFLVESEYDVAIREAEAAWVRALLAELTDGTYPGLDQWRAFHETGELPPELSDPTERSGSTQ, from the coding sequence ATGCCGAAGCAACGCAAGGTCGGCAACCTGCTGGCCCTGGCCGTGCTCTCCGCCCTGACCCAGCGCCCCATGCACCCGTACGAGATCGCCACCACCCTCCGCGCCTGGGGCAAGGAGCAGGACATGGAGATCAAGTGGGGGTCGTTCTACACGGTGATCCGGAACATGGACCGGCACGGCCTGATCGAGGCCGTGGAGAGCGTGCGCGCGGGCAGGCGCCCGGAGCGCACCGTCTACCGGATCACCGAGGCGGGCCGGGCGGAGCTGGTCGACTGGGCGCGCGAGCTGGTGTCCACGCCGGAGCCGGAGCATCCGCGCTTCCGCGCCGGGCTGTCCGTGCTCGCCGTCCTGCATCCCGACGAGGCGGCGGCGCTGCTGCGGCGGCGTCTGGAGCTGCTCGACGAGGGCATCCGGGCCGCGCGGGGCGTGCTGGCGGAGCACCTGCGGCAGCTGCCGCGGCTGTTCCTGGTCGAGTCGGAGTACGACGTGGCCATCCGCGAGGCCGAGGCGGCCTGGGTCCGCGCCCTGCTGGCCGAGCTCACCGACGGCACCTACCCCGGGCTCGACCAGTGGCGGGCCTTCCACGAGACCGGCGAGCTGCCGCCGGAGCTGTCCGATCCGACCGAGAGGAGCGGCTCCACGCAGTGA
- a CDS encoding DegV family protein, whose product MPVAVVTDSTAYLPPELVRAHRLTVVPLTVVLNGAEGLEGEEVVPADAVRALRGRRVSATTSRPSPEQFARTYRELLDAGATGVVSVHLSAELSGTVEAARLAADELGGQVEVVDSRSTGLGLGFPVIAAAEAAARGADLDEVRRAAVDAVARTTIYFYVDTLEFLRRGGRINAAEALLGTALSVKPIMHMPDGAIVLRDKVRTASRGVARLIDLAVEAAGDAEVDLGVHHLAAPERAAALLAALVERLDDRVRETYVSEAGAVVAAHAGPGLACVVVHRRPSR is encoded by the coding sequence ATGCCCGTCGCGGTCGTTACCGACTCCACCGCCTACCTCCCACCCGAGCTGGTGCGCGCGCACCGGCTGACCGTGGTGCCGCTGACCGTCGTGCTGAACGGCGCGGAGGGGCTGGAGGGGGAGGAGGTCGTCCCGGCCGACGCGGTGCGGGCGCTGCGCGGTCGGCGGGTCTCCGCGACCACCTCACGGCCCTCCCCGGAGCAGTTCGCGCGGACGTACCGCGAGTTGCTCGACGCCGGTGCGACGGGGGTGGTGTCGGTGCACCTGTCGGCGGAGCTGTCCGGCACCGTCGAGGCGGCCCGACTGGCCGCCGACGAGCTGGGCGGCCAGGTCGAGGTGGTGGACAGCCGCTCCACCGGGCTGGGCCTGGGCTTCCCGGTGATCGCGGCCGCCGAGGCCGCCGCCCGCGGCGCCGACCTCGACGAGGTACGCCGGGCCGCGGTCGACGCCGTGGCCCGGACCACCATCTACTTCTACGTCGACACGTTGGAGTTCCTCCGCCGCGGCGGCCGGATCAACGCGGCCGAGGCGCTGCTCGGGACCGCGCTGTCGGTCAAGCCGATCATGCACATGCCCGACGGCGCGATCGTGCTGAGGGACAAGGTCCGTACCGCCAGCCGGGGTGTGGCGCGCCTGATCGACCTCGCCGTCGAGGCCGCCGGTGACGCCGAGGTCGACCTCGGCGTCCATCACCTCGCCGCGCCGGAGCGAGCCGCGGCGCTGCTCGCCGCGCTGGTCGAGCGGCTCGACGACCGGGTGCGCGAGACGTACGTGTCGGAGGCCGGCGCCGTGGTCGCCGCGCACGCCGGTCCGGGGCTGGCCTGCGTCGTGGTGCACCGCCGCCCTAGCAGATGA
- the holA gene encoding DNA polymerase III subunit delta, with translation MGDVTPASLAPILLVLGDEELLATRAVTEAVAKARSVDPDVDVREYQAGALTVGEIAEMLSPSLFGGRRVLVLRSGQDARKDLVAALLAYAKNPDPEVQLIVLHLGAAKGKAFADGLKAAGATVVPAAKLKGHRDRVAFVRDEIRRAGGKCTEDAAEALIAAVGNDLRELAAACSQLIADTDGRIGADTVSRYYRGRVEVSGFTVADATMVGDVPAALEALRWALHVGVDPVPIADALADGVRTVARVASAGRGSPYQLASSLGMPAWKIERAQRQGRGWTPEGLVTAMRAAAECNAAVKGGSDDRAYALERAVFSMAAARAGGGAR, from the coding sequence ATGGGCGACGTGACCCCCGCCAGCCTCGCCCCCATTCTGCTCGTTCTCGGCGACGAGGAGCTGCTCGCCACGCGAGCGGTGACGGAAGCCGTGGCGAAGGCACGCAGCGTCGACCCCGACGTGGACGTCCGCGAATACCAGGCCGGCGCGCTCACCGTGGGCGAGATCGCCGAGATGCTCAGCCCGTCCCTGTTCGGCGGCCGGCGGGTGCTCGTGCTGCGCTCCGGCCAGGACGCCCGCAAGGACCTGGTGGCCGCGCTGCTGGCGTACGCGAAGAACCCCGACCCGGAGGTGCAGCTGATCGTGCTGCACCTCGGCGCGGCCAAGGGCAAGGCGTTCGCCGACGGGCTCAAGGCGGCCGGAGCGACGGTGGTGCCGGCGGCGAAGCTCAAGGGGCACCGCGATCGGGTCGCGTTCGTCCGGGACGAGATCCGTCGGGCCGGCGGCAAGTGCACCGAGGACGCCGCCGAGGCGCTGATCGCCGCGGTCGGCAACGACCTGCGCGAGTTGGCCGCCGCCTGCTCACAGCTGATCGCCGACACCGATGGGCGGATCGGTGCCGACACGGTGTCGCGCTACTACCGCGGGCGGGTGGAGGTGAGCGGCTTCACCGTGGCCGACGCGACCATGGTCGGCGACGTCCCGGCCGCGCTGGAGGCGCTGCGCTGGGCGCTGCACGTCGGGGTCGACCCGGTGCCGATCGCCGATGCCCTCGCCGACGGCGTCCGCACCGTGGCCCGGGTGGCGTCCGCCGGTCGGGGCAGCCCGTACCAGCTGGCGAGCAGCCTCGGCATGCCGGCGTGGAAGATCGAGCGGGCGCAGCGGCAGGGCCGGGGCTGGACGCCCGAGGGGCTGGTGACCGCCATGCGGGCCGCCGCCGAGTGCAACGCGGCGGTCAAGGGCGGCTCGGACGACCGGGCGTACGCGCTGGAACGCGCCGTCTTCTCGATGGCGGCGGCCCGCGCGGGCGGCGGCGCCCGGTGA
- the rsfS gene encoding ribosome silencing factor: MTVSERAHELAIAAAQAAADKKAQDIVIIDVGDQLAITDAFLLAAAPNERQVLAIVDAIEERLLELPEKAKPVRREGERGGRWVLLDYVDIVVHVQHTEEREFYALDRLWKDCPTIPFVDRDLVDAESGTGSAAE; this comes from the coding sequence GTGACAGTTTCCGAACGCGCACACGAGCTGGCGATCGCCGCGGCGCAGGCCGCCGCGGACAAGAAGGCGCAGGACATCGTCATCATCGACGTGGGCGACCAGCTCGCCATCACCGACGCGTTCCTGCTCGCCGCGGCCCCGAACGAGCGTCAGGTGCTCGCCATCGTCGACGCCATCGAGGAGCGCCTGCTGGAGCTGCCCGAGAAGGCCAAGCCGGTGCGGCGCGAGGGGGAGCGCGGCGGCCGTTGGGTGCTGCTCGACTACGTCGACATCGTGGTGCACGTCCAGCACACGGAGGAGCGGGAGTTCTACGCCCTCGACCGGCTGTGGAAGGACTGCCCGACGATCCCGTTCGTCGACCGTGACCTGGTCGACGCCGAGTCCGGCACCGGCTCCGCCGCGGAATGA
- the nadD gene encoding nicotinate-nucleotide adenylyltransferase, which translates to MEEDIRRIGIMGGTFDPIHHGHLVAASEVADRFGLDEVVFVPTGKPWQKVDEPVSPAEDRYLMTVIATASNPRFQVSRVDIDRGGPTYTVDTLRDLHAEYGPKVQLYFITGADALAKILSWKDLDEIFELAHFIGVTRPGFVLTDRHLPADTVSLVQVPAMAISSTDCRDRVARGEPVWYLVPDGVVQYIAKRRLYQQ; encoded by the coding sequence GTGGAGGAAGATATCCGGCGGATCGGGATCATGGGTGGCACCTTCGACCCGATCCACCACGGGCACCTCGTGGCGGCCAGCGAGGTGGCGGACCGGTTCGGGCTGGACGAGGTCGTCTTCGTCCCCACCGGTAAACCGTGGCAGAAGGTGGACGAGCCGGTCAGCCCGGCCGAGGATCGCTACCTGATGACGGTGATCGCCACCGCCTCCAACCCCCGCTTCCAGGTCAGCCGGGTGGACATCGACCGTGGCGGCCCGACCTACACCGTCGACACGTTGCGCGACCTGCACGCCGAGTACGGCCCCAAGGTCCAGCTCTACTTCATCACCGGTGCCGACGCCCTCGCGAAGATCCTCTCCTGGAAGGACCTGGACGAGATCTTCGAGCTGGCCCACTTCATCGGGGTCACCCGGCCAGGGTTCGTGCTCACCGACCGGCACCTGCCCGCCGACACGGTGAGCCTGGTGCAGGTGCCCGCCATGGCCATCTCCTCGACCGACTGTCGGGACCGGGTCGCCCGGGGCGAGCCGGTCTGGTACCTGGTGCCCGACGGTGTGGTCCAGTACATCGCCAAGCGTCGGCTCTACCAGCAGTGA
- a CDS encoding type IV secretory system conjugative DNA transfer family protein, with product MTELERAIRRLRRKHTVPRVVYRYLSGRPLDGRQGYPYRHRGPGRLAGWQRQAFRLGVPAAAGLAVAFPNPSLTAASSAAVAAVWRGRQRLVRRRFHREYIAPTLAALAPAMGLQTGVRLHVDPSLGNLTPRLAKPLSPAEKAVRAWYGEHVEPIIRWLPERAQRAAWAVQRKAEPVTSRLAAFRRPVDGEQGPRIELVADTPYLTKEQRHLVSSIIGSKIPVSDLVESWHQVGPRVTATWTVRKRPPARVGVDQVAEHLPRLAEWEFYIGQGAGDRPVTLSLRDDSPHIAVSAGTGAGKSVLAELVAVQVLARGGRVVILDRKGSHRWALGLAGVDYCTKPAQVHDALVRLATLADERNTLAMHEAEDWDPGPRVLVIAEELNATIGQLVNFWVEARGKGDPKRSPAVSALADLLFMGRSAKVNVLAIAQMLTARAIGGPEARENFGIRCLARYTANNWKMLVPEAAMPRASRTLGRWQVVIGGQATETQVAYLTAAEARTLACPRSPETSHVNGLSSPAGDFMTLREAVETGVVPWKLDAAKKRLQRRVGQVPEARGKTGNADLYARADLARWAQGRTEDPITSA from the coding sequence GTGACCGAGCTTGAGCGGGCTATCCGCCGACTGCGGCGCAAGCACACGGTGCCCCGGGTGGTCTACCGGTACCTGTCCGGCCGTCCTCTCGACGGCCGGCAGGGCTACCCCTACCGCCACCGGGGTCCGGGCCGGCTGGCCGGCTGGCAGCGTCAGGCATTCCGCCTCGGTGTGCCGGCTGCCGCCGGCCTGGCCGTGGCCTTCCCCAATCCCTCGCTCACTGCGGCCAGCAGCGCCGCCGTGGCTGCCGTCTGGCGCGGCCGGCAACGGCTGGTGCGGCGCCGGTTCCACCGGGAGTACATCGCCCCGACCCTGGCTGCTCTCGCTCCGGCGATGGGTCTACAGACCGGCGTGCGCCTGCATGTTGATCCCTCGTTGGGCAACCTCACGCCCCGGCTGGCCAAGCCGCTGAGCCCTGCCGAGAAGGCAGTACGAGCCTGGTACGGCGAGCACGTAGAGCCGATCATCCGGTGGCTTCCTGAGCGTGCTCAGCGGGCGGCATGGGCGGTGCAGCGCAAGGCAGAGCCGGTCACGTCCCGGCTGGCCGCGTTCCGCCGGCCGGTCGACGGCGAGCAGGGTCCGCGCATCGAGCTGGTCGCCGACACCCCGTACCTGACCAAGGAGCAACGGCACCTCGTCTCCTCCATCATCGGCAGCAAGATCCCGGTCTCTGACCTGGTCGAGTCCTGGCACCAGGTCGGTCCGCGGGTAACGGCGACGTGGACCGTGCGTAAGCGCCCGCCGGCTCGGGTTGGCGTCGACCAAGTCGCCGAGCACCTGCCCCGTCTGGCCGAGTGGGAGTTCTACATCGGGCAGGGCGCCGGCGACCGGCCGGTGACCCTGTCCCTGCGCGACGACTCCCCGCACATCGCGGTCAGCGCCGGCACGGGTGCCGGCAAGAGCGTACTCGCCGAGCTGGTCGCCGTGCAGGTTCTCGCCCGAGGCGGCCGGGTGGTCATCCTCGACCGCAAGGGCTCGCACCGCTGGGCCCTCGGCCTGGCCGGGGTCGACTACTGCACCAAGCCGGCGCAGGTGCATGACGCGCTCGTGCGCCTGGCCACGCTCGCCGACGAGCGCAACACCCTGGCCATGCACGAGGCCGAAGACTGGGACCCCGGTCCCCGCGTCCTGGTCATCGCCGAGGAGCTGAACGCCACCATCGGGCAGCTCGTCAACTTCTGGGTCGAAGCGCGCGGCAAGGGCGACCCGAAGCGGTCGCCGGCTGTCTCGGCTCTGGCAGACCTGCTCTTCATGGGCCGCAGCGCCAAGGTCAACGTACTGGCCATCGCGCAGATGCTCACCGCTCGCGCGATCGGAGGGCCCGAGGCGCGGGAGAACTTCGGCATCCGCTGCCTCGCCCGGTACACGGCGAACAACTGGAAGATGTTGGTTCCCGAGGCGGCCATGCCTCGCGCCTCGCGCACGCTCGGCCGGTGGCAGGTGGTCATCGGTGGGCAGGCGACTGAAACGCAGGTTGCCTACCTGACCGCTGCCGAGGCTCGCACGCTGGCATGTCCCCGGTCCCCGGAGACATCCCATGTCAACGGCCTATCAAGCCCTGCCGGGGACTTCATGACCCTGCGCGAGGCGGTCGAGACTGGCGTGGTGCCGTGGAAGCTCGACGCCGCGAAGAAGCGGCTACAGCGGCGAGTCGGCCAGGTGCCCGAAGCCAGGGGCAAGACTGGGAACGCGGACCTGTACGCGAGAGCAGACCTTGCCCGTTGGGCACAGGGCAGGACCGAGGACCCGATCACTTCCGCGTAG
- a CDS encoding ABC transporter permease, whose translation MSTATVTSAYPRAVADLLPAVRDLADRLGEIPSRNQIMREFRVGAPKAQAVRLALVAEPITPPDETGAEPASDPWQYAEPAPVPPALPVDTTPVPLILPAEKVTEPSPLVEHDGHPQVSTEATPGKSKVRRLAAWPVVLIALPAFVAIWSGWVGLGGLTGFGVVHPLPGIADGFSLNTAITLPIGVEVYAAYALRAWLSGLVPPRARRFAKWSAIGSLMVGALGQVAYHLLVAAGITSAPWWITTLVACLPVAVLGMAAALAHLSHEEG comes from the coding sequence ATGAGCACCGCTACCGTCACCAGCGCCTACCCGCGTGCCGTCGCCGACCTACTCCCTGCCGTTCGGGACCTGGCCGACAGACTCGGCGAGATCCCCTCGCGCAACCAGATCATGCGCGAGTTCAGGGTGGGTGCGCCCAAGGCTCAGGCCGTGCGCCTGGCCCTGGTCGCCGAGCCCATCACCCCGCCCGACGAGACCGGGGCCGAGCCTGCCTCGGACCCGTGGCAGTACGCCGAGCCTGCCCCGGTCCCGCCGGCCCTGCCGGTCGACACCACCCCGGTTCCGCTAATCCTTCCGGCCGAGAAGGTCACCGAGCCGTCGCCGCTGGTCGAGCACGACGGACACCCGCAGGTCAGCACCGAGGCCACCCCAGGCAAGAGCAAGGTTCGCCGGCTCGCCGCGTGGCCGGTGGTGCTGATCGCGCTGCCCGCGTTCGTCGCTATCTGGTCCGGGTGGGTCGGGCTCGGCGGACTCACCGGGTTCGGGGTAGTCCACCCCCTGCCCGGAATCGCTGACGGGTTCAGCCTCAACACCGCCATCACGCTGCCGATCGGCGTTGAGGTCTACGCCGCCTACGCCCTGCGAGCCTGGCTGTCGGGCCTGGTTCCGCCCCGGGCTCGCCGGTTCGCCAAGTGGTCCGCCATCGGGTCTCTCATGGTTGGCGCCCTCGGTCAGGTGGCCTATCACCTCCTGGTCGCCGCCGGCATCACGTCGGCTCCGTGGTGGATCACCACCCTGGTTGCCTGCCTGCCGGTCGCCGTGCTCGGTATGGCCGCTGCCCTTGCCCACCTGTCCCATGAGGAGGGCTGA
- a CDS encoding helix-hairpin-helix domain-containing protein: protein MSHDDETVVRQRLWRLAAPPSSRPAPAVGSSLSDPSPPGAPPAVPSTGVAKPSTLDTPSEGETGVARRLPGPGAFDPGRRGVRALAAVAAVAVLGAGFWAWRSRPRAEPVRPVANAAVPMADGAGETGASPAGELVVAVAGKVRRPGLVRLPAGARLADAVEAAGGALPGVDVALLNPARKVVDSELIVVGVIPPPDAAAPPAAAPGAGAVPGAGAAPGGRVNLNTATLAQLDALPGVGPVLAQRILAHREQQGGFRSVGDLRQVEGIGDARYEQLKDLVTV, encoded by the coding sequence GTGTCACACGATGACGAGACCGTGGTACGGCAGCGCCTGTGGCGGTTGGCGGCCCCGCCGTCATCGCGGCCGGCACCGGCAGTCGGCTCGTCGCTGTCCGACCCTTCCCCGCCCGGCGCCCCGCCGGCGGTGCCGTCGACCGGTGTCGCCAAGCCGTCCACGTTGGACACCCCGTCGGAGGGCGAGACCGGCGTGGCCCGCCGGCTGCCGGGTCCCGGGGCGTTCGATCCCGGGCGCCGCGGCGTACGGGCGCTGGCCGCCGTCGCGGCGGTGGCGGTGCTCGGCGCCGGCTTCTGGGCCTGGCGCTCCCGCCCACGGGCGGAACCGGTCCGACCGGTTGCGAACGCCGCCGTGCCGATGGCGGACGGCGCCGGCGAGACCGGCGCGAGCCCGGCGGGCGAGCTGGTGGTGGCGGTCGCCGGCAAGGTGCGCCGTCCCGGGCTGGTGCGGCTGCCGGCCGGCGCCCGGCTGGCCGACGCGGTGGAGGCGGCCGGTGGGGCGCTGCCCGGGGTGGACGTGGCCCTGCTCAATCCGGCCCGCAAGGTCGTCGACAGTGAGCTGATCGTGGTCGGGGTCATCCCACCGCCCGACGCCGCGGCCCCGCCGGCCGCTGCCCCCGGCGCGGGCGCCGTCCCGGGCGCGGGTGCCGCGCCCGGCGGGCGGGTCAATCTCAACACCGCCACCCTCGCCCAGCTCGACGCGCTGCCCGGGGTCGGCCCGGTGCTCGCCCAGCGCATTCTCGCCCATCGCGAGCAGCAGGGCGGCTTCCGGTCGGTCGGCGACCTCCGGCAGGTCGAGGGGATCGGCGACGCCCGCTACGAACAGCTCAAGGACCTGGTGACGGTGTGA
- a CDS encoding serine/threonine-protein kinase produces the protein MGQRLLLASEWTLGEQVGGGGFGRVLEASSDQVPNAVAKLVPKGPGAERELLFVDLAGARNVVPIIDRGETEDNWVLVMPRAEKSLREHIESAQGRLSLAEALTILTDIATALSDLHGRVVHRDLKPENVLLLDGHWCLADFGISRYAESSTAPDTRKYSMTPPYAAPEQWRGIRATSATDVYALGVIAYELLSGNWPFEGPEAHDFREQHLHQNPELLSGVPLPIAAMIDECLYKGMDARPTPSNLLARLTRAVEATPSAGLAQLQQANLAEVNRIREEERAASEARSEEERREELAQSASRALTRMMDYLKDAILANAPAATFAQRQPAAGPQARRSRDGWTISLNGAKLVFDGPLQEQRHPWGQSRTPIDVVASAGLSLVAPSNYQGYEGRSHSLWYCDAQTAGEYHWYETAFMDQPMMRAGDRPRDPYALSPGSDAAEAIGPGLMRVQVAWPFTPLSIDAMDEFVDRWAGWLALASQGKLQRPMMMPEKQPQGSWRVR, from the coding sequence GTGGGGCAGCGGTTGTTGCTCGCGAGCGAATGGACGCTCGGCGAGCAGGTAGGAGGAGGCGGCTTCGGGAGGGTACTGGAGGCAAGCTCCGACCAGGTCCCGAACGCCGTAGCGAAGCTCGTTCCGAAGGGGCCAGGAGCTGAGCGGGAGTTGTTGTTCGTAGACCTTGCCGGGGCCCGGAACGTTGTGCCGATCATCGATCGGGGCGAGACGGAGGACAACTGGGTCCTCGTCATGCCGAGGGCCGAGAAGTCGCTGCGGGAACACATTGAAAGCGCACAGGGCCGGCTCTCGCTGGCCGAGGCTCTGACCATCCTCACGGACATCGCAACCGCCCTGAGCGACTTGCACGGCCGAGTAGTTCACCGCGACCTCAAGCCCGAGAACGTCCTCCTGCTCGACGGACACTGGTGTCTGGCCGACTTCGGCATCTCCCGATACGCCGAGTCCTCGACGGCCCCGGACACTCGGAAGTACTCGATGACACCCCCGTACGCCGCGCCTGAACAGTGGCGCGGCATAAGGGCCACGTCTGCAACAGATGTCTACGCCCTTGGCGTGATCGCCTACGAGCTGCTCTCGGGGAACTGGCCCTTCGAGGGCCCAGAAGCCCACGACTTCCGTGAGCAGCACCTGCACCAGAACCCCGAACTGCTCAGCGGCGTTCCTCTGCCGATCGCTGCCATGATCGACGAGTGTCTCTACAAGGGGATGGATGCGAGGCCGACTCCCTCCAACCTGCTTGCCCGCTTGACGCGAGCCGTCGAGGCCACGCCGTCGGCTGGGTTGGCGCAGTTGCAGCAGGCGAACCTTGCTGAGGTGAACCGGATCCGGGAGGAGGAACGGGCAGCATCCGAAGCCCGCTCGGAGGAGGAGCGGAGAGAAGAGCTGGCGCAGTCAGCAAGCCGAGCCTTGACCAGGATGATGGACTACCTGAAGGACGCCATCCTGGCGAACGCTCCTGCAGCAACCTTCGCTCAGAGGCAGCCCGCGGCCGGACCCCAAGCACGGAGGTCCCGCGATGGTTGGACCATCAGCCTCAACGGGGCGAAGCTGGTCTTCGATGGCCCGCTTCAGGAACAACGGCACCCCTGGGGGCAGTCGAGAACTCCCATCGACGTTGTTGCTTCGGCTGGCCTGAGCCTCGTGGCACCTTCGAACTATCAGGGCTACGAAGGGAGAAGTCACTCCCTCTGGTACTGCGATGCGCAGACGGCGGGTGAGTACCACTGGTACGAGACGGCCTTCATGGATCAGCCGATGATGCGAGCAGGCGACCGTCCGCGCGATCCGTACGCGCTCAGCCCTGGATCCGACGCGGCGGAAGCCATCGGTCCCGGGCTCATGCGAGTGCAGGTGGCGTGGCCGTTCACTCCTCTATCGATCGATGCGATGGATGAGTTCGTCGACAGGTGGGCAGGCTGGCTTGCGCTGGCCTCCCAGGGCAAGCTGCAGCGGCCCATGATGATGCCCGAGAAGCAGCCGCAGGGGAGCTGGCGAGTTCGGTGA
- a CDS encoding helix-turn-helix domain-containing protein, whose amino-acid sequence MKQALLATKDLGKNERAVAIAIAAHTNHEGNAWPSVATLAEYAGCSERTVQRALAKLVQLGRLVVAKVAGIATRVYRLVTGQGVTNNGLGVTNQPAEVTNQPAGGDSQGDTRSAEDQGKLKTGASARDWRRFLPKNKGNNPSANGYPYPERKGAALPMTAGGDRCTKPGHVGQPAGRCIPCRSEALAGAR is encoded by the coding sequence GTGAAGCAAGCCCTGCTTGCGACCAAGGATCTCGGCAAGAACGAGCGCGCCGTGGCCATCGCCATCGCCGCTCACACCAACCACGAGGGCAACGCCTGGCCCTCCGTCGCCACCCTCGCTGAGTACGCCGGCTGCTCTGAGCGGACCGTGCAGCGGGCGCTCGCCAAGCTGGTGCAGCTCGGCCGCCTGGTCGTCGCCAAGGTCGCCGGTATCGCCACTCGCGTCTACCGGCTGGTGACCGGCCAGGGGGTGACGAACAACGGCCTGGGGGTGACGAACCAGCCGGCGGAGGTGACGAATCAGCCCGCCGGGGGTGACAGCCAGGGTGACACCCGAAGTGCTGAAGACCAAGGGAAGTTGAAGACGGGCGCAAGCGCCCGCGACTGGCGTCGGTTCCTTCCCAAGAACAAGGGCAACAACCCCAGCGCCAACGGCTACCCGTACCCGGAGCGCAAGGGCGCTGCCCTTCCGATGACCGCCGGTGGCGACCGCTGCACCAAGCCGGGGCACGTCGGCCAGCCCGCCGGCCGATGCATCCCCTGCCGCTCTGAGGCGCTGGCGGGTGCCCGATGA
- a CDS encoding histidine phosphatase family protein — MTRLIIWRHGNTDWNAANRVQGQTDVPLNDLGREQARASAPLLAALRPDALVASDLSRAAETAAALAAVTGLPVRRDARLRERHFGRWQGLTLTEVAEQFPAEYARWRAGDPDPGAEIETLDDLGKRVGAALADAAETVPGGTVVVATHGGGARQGVGHLLGWDPGVLRTVGSLQNCHWTELRHDDVRGWHLRAHNVGLVVAPAVADAV, encoded by the coding sequence ATGACCCGGCTGATCATCTGGCGGCACGGCAACACCGACTGGAACGCCGCCAACCGGGTCCAGGGGCAGACCGACGTTCCGTTGAACGACCTGGGCCGGGAGCAGGCCCGCGCGTCAGCTCCGCTGCTCGCCGCGCTGCGCCCGGACGCCCTCGTGGCCAGTGACCTCAGCCGGGCCGCCGAGACCGCCGCCGCGCTCGCCGCGGTGACCGGGCTGCCGGTCCGCAGGGACGCCCGCCTGCGTGAGCGCCACTTCGGGCGCTGGCAGGGGCTCACCCTGACCGAGGTCGCCGAGCAGTTCCCCGCCGAGTACGCGCGCTGGCGCGCCGGCGACCCGGATCCGGGGGCGGAGATCGAGACCCTGGACGACCTGGGCAAGCGGGTGGGCGCGGCCCTCGCCGACGCCGCCGAAACGGTGCCCGGCGGCACCGTCGTGGTCGCCACCCACGGCGGCGGCGCCCGGCAGGGCGTGGGGCACCTGCTCGGCTGGGATCCCGGCGTCCTGCGCACCGTCGGCTCGTTGCAGAACTGCCACTGGACCGAGTTGCGACACGACGACGTGCGGGGCTGGCACCTGCGGGCCCACAACGTCGGCCTGGTGGTCGCACCGGCCGTCGCCGACGCCGTCTGA